A segment of the Gemmatimonadota bacterium genome:
AGTTCGCCGGTAACGATAAACGTGGCCGAACCCCCGCCTCCCGAGCCGGTGGTATCGACGGTGACGGTGAGTCCACCCTCAATGATGATCATGGTCGGAGGCATGTTCCAGTTCACGGCGGTTGCCACGACTTCCGACGACATGGTGATTGATGACGTGGATTTCACCTGGATGAGCGACGACGAGGAAGTCGCCACGGTGGATGAAACCGGGTTGGTAACGGCAGTCGCCGCCGGTACGGCAATGATAACGGCCACGGGGAATGGCGTGACGAGTATGCCCGCGACGGTCACCGTGGCGGAATCGGTGCAGGAAGTCGACAGCGTAGAGATCGTGGACGCGATGCCGGTGATGCTCGAGATAGGCGGTACGCACCAACTCATAGCCGTCGCCCGGACTTCAGATGGGACCATGATCGGTGGTGTGACCTTCGCGTGGTCAAGCGACGACAACGAGGTGGCGACCGTTGATTCAACCGGGCTGATTACCGCGGTAGGAGCAGGCATGGCGGATGTTACCGCCATGGCAGAAGAAACAACTTCCGAACCGGTGAGCGTCACGGTTGCCGAACCGCCAGAAGTAAATCGAGTTGCCGTGGAGCCGATGACAGCGACGATCGAAGAAGGTGAGATGCAGCAGTTTACCGCGACAGCCTATGACTCGGACGACATGGAGATCACGGGCAAGACCTTTACGTGGAAAACCGGAAGTACAACCGTAGCAACCATAGACGAAATGGGTCTCGCTACCGGCGTGGGTGGGGGATCCACGACGATAACCGCAACGGTTGACGATATATCCGGTACGGCCAAGTTGAAGGTGACCGGGCAGCCGGATCCTGAACCTGATCCCGAACCCCCGCCTGATCCGCCTGATCCGCCGCCTCCACCTGATCCGCCGCCGCCCGAACCAATGGTGGCATCCGTGACGGTGAGTCCGCCGTCGGCGTCGATTGAGGAGGGCGATACGCAGCGGTTCTCTGCGACGGCCTATGACTCGGATAACATGGAGATAACTGGCAAAACGTTTACGTGGATGAGTAGCATGACCTCCGTTGCCACGGTAAGTCCATCGTCAGGGACGGCTACGACTGCTACAGGGGTCGATGCCGGCTCCACGACGATAACGGCGTCCGTGGACGGCAAGTCAGGCACCGCGACACTGATGGTTACCGTGCCGCCTCCTGTTGTCGATCGGGTCACCGTGTCCCCATCGTCTCCTTCGATCGAGGAAGGCGATACGCAGCAGTTCTCTGCCACCGCGTACGATTCGGATGACATGGAGATAACAGGGAAGACCTTTGCCTGGTCGAGCAGCAACACCACGGTCGCGACCATCAACAGCTCGGGTTTGGCCACGGCAAGGGATGCAGGATCCACGACGATAACGGCGTCCGTGGACGGCAAGTCCGGTACGGCGACCCTGACTGTGACCGACCCCCCGCCGCCCCCTGTGGACCGGGTCGCGGTGTCACCATCGTCCCCTTCGATTGAGGAGGGCGAGACACAGCAGTTTTCGGCTACTGCCTATGCCTCGGATAACACGAAAATAACGGGCAAGACCTTTACCTGGACGAGCAGTGACACCTCGAAAGCAACGATCAACTCCTCCGGGTTGGCTACAGGAAAGGATGCAGGATCCACGACGATAAGAGCATCGGTGGACGGCAAGTCCGGTACGGCGACGCTCACGGTGACGGCACCACCTCCGCCGCCACCGCCTCCGATGTTGAAGAGTCGAACCGCAACGATTTCGGGCAGTTATTCAGCTGCTGGGAATGTAACATTAAGTGAAGTTGCTGGCGGGCAACTCAAGCTGACAATAACCGGTTTTAGGAGCACTGCGCCTGATACGTGGTTGGCGCTATCAGAGAATCCGAACATTGACTGGGCCGTGGGAGAAACTTTGCCCAGCACCGCGCGCAGTTTCGGCGAAGTTACAGGTATGACTAGTATTACGAGTACGTTCACACCCCCATCGGGCAAGGATATAGACTCCTACGACTATGTCATCCTCTATTGCAGGGCGTTCGACTTGCGAATTTCCTCGAATGCTCTGAGTAACTAGACCACAAGGGAGCAACAATATGATACGGAT
Coding sequences within it:
- a CDS encoding DM13 domain-containing protein; translation: MMIMVGGMFQFTAVATTSDDMVIDDVDFTWMSDDEEVATVDETGLVTAVAAGTAMITATGNGVTSMPATVTVAESVQEVDSVEIVDAMPVMLEIGGTHQLIAVARTSDGTMIGGVTFAWSSDDNEVATVDSTGLITAVGAGMADVTAMAEETTSEPVSVTVAEPPEVNRVAVEPMTATIEEGEMQQFTATAYDSDDMEITGKTFTWKTGSTTVATIDEMGLATGVGGGSTTITATVDDISGTAKLKVTGQPDPEPDPEPPPDPPDPPPPPDPPPPEPMVASVTVSPPSASIEEGDTQRFSATAYDSDNMEITGKTFTWMSSMTSVATVSPSSGTATTATGVDAGSTTITASVDGKSGTATLMVTVPPPVVDRVTVSPSSPSIEEGDTQQFSATAYDSDDMEITGKTFAWSSSNTTVATINSSGLATARDAGSTTITASVDGKSGTATLTVTDPPPPPVDRVAVSPSSPSIEEGETQQFSATAYASDNTKITGKTFTWTSSDTSKATINSSGLATGKDAGSTTIRASVDGKSGTATLTVTAPPPPPPPPMLKSRTATISGSYSAAGNVTLSEVAGGQLKLTITGFRSTAPDTWLALSENPNIDWAVGETLPSTARSFGEVTGMTSITSTFTPPSGKDIDSYDYVILYCRAFDLRISSNALSN